GAAAAGAAGCAAAAAGGAGAAAGAAGAGGAAGAGGAATTGTTGGTGATAAAAGACATTCAGTTTGAGAGAGATGTGGCCGTCAAGTTTGATGTGTATGTGAATGATGATGAGGAATCGTTGAGTGGGCCCGATAAGAGCGAGTTTGCAGGGAGCTTTGTGAATGTGCCTCACAAGCATAAGCATGGGAAGAAGATGAAGACTTGTTTAAAACTTGGCTTGACTGATCTCTTACAGGATTTGGAAGCTGAAGATGATGATACTCTATTGGTAACTTTGGTTCCAAGGTATGGGAAAGGTCTTGTTACCGTTGGTGGCATCAAGATCGACTTTGTTCGAGATTAAAAATATTACTGTTGGATTCAAAATCCTCAAGTTATTGATTTCTTAGCatagttttcttttaaaaaaaaaaatcttgtttgGAGTTGAGGTTCAATTAATCCAATTGCAATCATCCTAATTTACAGTTGATGTCATCAAGTAACATTATCTCTCTTTTGTTAGAAAAGTAAACAATGACAGAAATAGAACTTTTAGGAACCTTTCCACAATTGATCTAAACCTAAAGGGTAGAAATATAGCATTCATCCAATCTATGTAGTTGGCCTTCCATGGTGTTGAACCAAAAGAATCAGAAGACAAGTGATGTGTTGTTCAAAAAGGagacatttttttttttctttctgaatGTTTTGATTTACAAATTAATCACCAAAGTCCCAAAACTCTTATATAAAGAACAATTCCAAGAAGTATATAATATGTGTATGCCATTGACAACTATACATATTcagcttattaaaaaaaaaaaaaaaaattattacaagCCACAAAACAATAATATGAATAAGAATAAGAAATCAATATAGGTTGAAACTGTAATTTCTGTTCATCTTTGAATACTGAACTTTAAAGCCTTGCCCTTGATGCATGTTACCTAACTCTGCTGGTCTTCATAGAGCTTTTGCTTTCTGACGATGCTCCTTTCTTGGATGGTACGCCACCAGATCCCATAGATGCCGTTCTTTCTGCAATTCTCCTCTGCCGTTCAATTGCTATTTCTTCCATCTTTTTCCGCATTTCCTCTTCCTGCAAATAATCAAAAGATTCGTGTTTCATTACTAAGAAATGAAAACATGGCAAAAGTAAGTACATAAAAGTAGAGACTAAGAATACTCACCAACTCCAGTTTGCTCTTGTGAATAGCAGGTCTACTCGAAACTGACGGTTTCCTGCTTCTATTCTCAAAGTTATCGCTCTTCCTTACGGATCCACGTGaaacttttggtttgacttcttTTCTAGGAAGTTCACAACTCTTGGTGACTGAAGGAAGCTTCTTATCTGTATTGCTATTGGTTTCAACATCGGGGATTTTTTTGTTCACTTCTGTGAGTGACATATCAATCCCACTATAGTCCATGGACCAAGACATATTTCCCGAGTTATCTATGGAATTCCTTTCAAGTACCATATAAAGGTCATCTGGCTCACAGACATTTTGTTTATTATCTGACGAAACATTTTCTGTGTGGGAAGCTGGAGTTTGATCCACAATCATGCTTATGTCTGTTTTCCATTGAGAATCGCTCAGACGGTCGTCAGCCGGTGATCGGGCCTGGACCATGATGGAATCGTCGAAAAAAGTTTCTTTTCGAGTCTTCTCAGTCCGGTATCCCTCTGATGCCAAAATGCTGTCAGTACTGTCAAAGAGGTTTTTCTCGGTGGCCGCATCTCCATTGAATGCTTTCCCACAGTCATTGGAAATAAAGGAATCGTCTCCCCTTCTCGTCCTGATAATGGATGATTCAGAAGCACGAGCATAGGAAACTCCCCTAACTTCACTTTCAGAATCTTGCGATCTTCCCAATAGTAACGAATCATCTACACTTCTCTTCAAAACTGGTGGAACAATCTCCCCATTTTCAAAATCTACCAGCTTAGCCCTGTCTTCATATCCATTCCTCTGGTTTATTACTAAGGGGTCACCTGAAAGTGACACTTTTTTTGGAATTTTCTCCGATTCCAGAAATTGATTATCCCCAATATCGATGGACTGCAATGTGCTCGCTGCCCCATTAACAGTTACATCTCCTTCTCTCATTAGAAGGTTCTGAAAATCATCCCAAGTCTCATTTCTTTTCTCTCCCCAGATTGATCGGCAATGCCAATATCACCATCATTTGAACCATTTTCAGCAGTGTGGCCGTTTTCTGATCCTTTTTTCTTAGAGTAACTCGACTTTGATTTGCGAGATTTACTCAAtgattcaacaacatcaccgacacgcTGTTTAAGGACATCTTCATCGTCGAAATCATCCTCAGAAGAATTTTCTTCAGAAACTCCCTTTGCTTCTCCATTTCTCCCATTCGGAGTAATGTAGTTGATATTACGGATGACCACAGTTCTGGAGGATTTCTTCTTGTATTTTTTCCTCTCAGAGTTCTCTGATGGAGAGTGTTTTCTTTCTTTATCTACATAAGAATTTGAACCACTTTCAGTGTCCGAGTCATCACTATCAGTCTGTTTGTCCTCTCCTGAATCTTCATCTTTTTTATTAAAGAATTTTTCTCTTTTTCTTGAAGATGACATTTGAGGCCACTGCATGTTGCTAAGGTAGGGAGGAGGAATAGCTTGTATCGGAGAGAACATATACCCTGGGTACGGAGGCATTTGTTGAATTTGGCCTTGGGCATTGTACATGTAATGAGGCAACTGATTTGGCCATGGCATTGGTATTTGGACGTTTGGTATGCTGTCTGATGCAGGCAAGTTTCCATCTACATACATATTTGCCACATCAGTGAATCTAGTTGAATATCTAAAAAgtttcaacacacacacacacagacaaATATGTGTATCTATTCGTTATACCTTTTTGACTAGTAGTGTCCGGTTCTTTTGCATCGGCAGAACCATTCAGTGCACTTTTGAAAACATTTAACATCGTATTCTGATCAGTGGCACCAGTTGGATTTGGAAGTACAATTCCAGATGCCTCCACCGCTGCTAATTCTTCCATCCACAGACGATCAGTGTACTTTTTCCGGCATAATTCCTTAAATTTCACGCATGCTTCCCTGAATATGATCAATGGTAAGAGACTAGCCAggttttaaattttatatataatattaagcttCATATCATCACATACCCTAGCCTTGAAGCTTTAAATGCATCTGCAAAGGAAATTAGATCGTCTATGTTATCTATACCAAATCCAGCTACAAAACCACGAGCATATGCCATTGCTTGTTCTCTACGGAGCAAGGCCTTTCGAGATTCCAAAAGGCGTTGAAGTTGAAcccttgtaataaaaataataataataagtatactactagtAAAAATGTGTGCATTGACGCCTTGAAAAAATTTAGCTCGTATTACtttgaagtttcttcttctgatatAGGAGAATCC
The sequence above is a segment of the Rutidosis leptorrhynchoides isolate AG116_Rl617_1_P2 unplaced genomic scaffold, CSIRO_AGI_Rlap_v1 contig521, whole genome shotgun sequence genome. Coding sequences within it:
- the LOC139884227 gene encoding COP1-interacting protein 7-like gives rise to the protein FVRFVSTPAILERFVSLEREIFQIDSSVQPTNKNVAVETEEGKGTISNGTKTKSTDSPISEEETSKVQLQRLLESRKALLRREQAMAYARGFVAGFGIDNIDDLISFADAFKASRLGEACVKFKELCRKKYTDRLWMEELAAVEASGIVLPNPTGATDQNTMLNVFKSALNGSADAKEPDTTSQKDGNLPASDSIPNVQIPMPWPNQLPHYMYNAQGQIQQMPPYPGYMFSPIQAIPPPYLSNMQWPQMSSSRKREKFFNKKDEDSGEDKQTDSDDSDTESGSNSYVDKERKHSPSENSERKKYKKKSSRTVVIRNINYITPNGRNGEAKGVSEENSSEDDFDDEDVLKQRVGDVVESLSKSRKSKSSYSKKKGSENGHTAENGSNDGDVTVNGAASTLQSIDIGDNQFLESEKIPKKVSLSGDPLVINQRNGYEDRAKLVDFENGEIVPPVLKRSVDDSLLLGRSQDSESEVRGVSYARASESSIIRTRRGDDSFISNDCGKAFNGDAATEKNLFDSTDSILASEGYRTEKTRKETFFDDSIMVQARSPADDRLSDSQWKTDISMIVDQTPASHTENVSSDNKQNVCEPDDLYMVLERNSIDNSGNMSWSMDYSGIDMSLTEVNKKIPDVETNSNTDKKLPSVTKSCELPRKEVKPKVSRGSVRKSDNFENRSRKPSVSSRPAIHKSKLELEEEMRKKMEEIAIERQRRIAERTASMGSGGVPSKKGASSESKSSMKTSRVS